From the Hyphomicrobium sp. ghe19 genome, one window contains:
- a CDS encoding HdeD family acid-resistance protein produces the protein MTARPMLETRSEAADPSWWGAILVGAIFIFAGLFVLGDVVAATVISAFLIGILLAVAGVAEVFQAFSAQHWRGFAFRILVGLLYVICGLMLITDPARASVILTLVFAVSLIASGFVRIFQAFQYWEWFGSLLLISGIVGIVAGLVILAQWPVSGLWVLGLLVGIDLMLHGVWWISLGGRLRQERNSVPA, from the coding sequence ATGACAGCCAGACCAATGCTTGAGACGCGTTCGGAAGCGGCAGATCCCAGTTGGTGGGGCGCTATTCTCGTCGGCGCCATCTTCATTTTTGCCGGCCTCTTCGTTCTCGGCGATGTCGTTGCGGCGACCGTTATCAGCGCCTTTCTCATCGGCATCCTGCTCGCCGTCGCGGGAGTAGCCGAGGTGTTTCAGGCCTTCTCCGCGCAGCATTGGCGCGGCTTTGCCTTCAGGATTCTCGTCGGTTTGCTGTACGTGATCTGCGGGTTGATGCTCATAACTGACCCTGCTCGAGCTTCCGTCATCCTCACGCTTGTCTTCGCAGTATCGCTGATCGCCTCCGGCTTCGTACGCATCTTCCAAGCCTTTCAGTACTGGGAGTGGTTCGGATCGCTTCTGCTCATCTCCGGCATCGTCGGCATCGTTGCGGGTCTTGTCATACTCGCGCAATGGCCAGTGAGCGGCTTGTGGGTTCTGGGTCTTCTGGTCGGTATCGATCTCATGCTCCACGGCGTGTGGTGGATCTCGCTCGGTGGCCGCTTGCGGCAGGAAAGAAATTCTGTCCCGGCATAA
- a CDS encoding CBS domain-containing protein produces MATVRDVLEQKGREVYHIHPDASVLTALEMMAKHHIGALVVIDDGNLTGIITERDYARKIVLKGRTSPRTLVREIMSTTIICTRLDQTVEECMAIMTAKSVRHLPVLEHTTLVGLVSIGDLVKSVIADQKYIIEQLEHYIKGDR; encoded by the coding sequence ATGGCAACCGTAAGAGATGTGCTCGAACAGAAAGGGCGTGAAGTCTATCATATTCATCCAGACGCTTCCGTGCTGACCGCACTCGAGATGATGGCGAAGCATCACATTGGGGCGTTAGTCGTCATCGACGATGGCAATCTCACCGGGATCATCACCGAACGAGACTACGCGCGAAAGATCGTGTTGAAGGGGCGGACCTCTCCCAGAACGCTAGTGCGGGAGATCATGTCGACGACAATCATCTGCACCCGACTCGATCAAACCGTCGAAGAGTGCATGGCGATCATGACAGCGAAGTCTGTTCGCCATCTTCCTGTCCTTGAGCACACGACGCTTGTCGGATTGGTTTCGATAGGCGATTTGGTCAAAAGCGTCATTGCAGATCAAAAGTACATTATCGAGCAGCTCGAACATTACATCAAAGGCGACCGCTGA
- a CDS encoding SDR family NAD(P)-dependent oxidoreductase, with protein sequence MNGKIALVTGVSKSGQIGVAACQALAELGASLAISARNRANVEARAAELRSRGARVLALAADLSNEQEVDEAIDQTIREYGRIDILVNLAGGLTVYKPAVEHSLADWQHEMSNNLLSSFLCSRAAFIRMRDSGGGTIINFARAGLPQANMVAYNCAKAGIEALTRTFALEGRDVGIRVNAVAPGLVDTESNIAAMKPKDLKHWARRDDVAQAVAFLASDASAGVTGQVLAVTGGGI encoded by the coding sequence TTGAACGGCAAGATCGCTCTTGTCACGGGGGTTAGTAAGAGCGGACAGATCGGGGTTGCGGCATGCCAAGCGCTGGCCGAACTTGGCGCGAGTCTCGCAATCTCGGCTCGCAATCGGGCCAATGTCGAGGCACGGGCGGCAGAGCTTCGCTCAAGGGGTGCTCGCGTTCTGGCGCTGGCCGCCGATCTGTCCAACGAGCAAGAAGTGGACGAGGCGATCGATCAGACGATTCGGGAATACGGTCGAATCGATATTCTGGTGAACTTGGCGGGTGGGCTCACGGTTTACAAGCCGGCAGTAGAGCACTCCTTGGCCGACTGGCAGCATGAAATGAGCAACAATCTTTTGTCGTCATTTTTATGCTCGCGCGCCGCCTTTATCCGCATGCGGGATAGTGGGGGTGGAACCATCATCAACTTCGCCCGTGCCGGACTGCCTCAGGCCAATATGGTCGCCTACAATTGCGCCAAAGCGGGCATCGAGGCCCTTACCAGAACGTTCGCACTCGAAGGTCGTGACGTGGGTATCCGAGTCAATGCTGTAGCGCCCGGACTCGTAGATACCGAATCCAACATCGCCGCAATGAAGCCCAAAGACCTCAAGCATTGGGCGAGACGCGATGATGTTGCTCAAGCCGTTGCGTTTCTGGCAAGCGACGCGTCTGCCGGAGTGACAGGGCAAGTCCTAGCAGTCACTGGAGGGGGGATTTGA